The proteins below are encoded in one region of Amycolatopsis magusensis:
- a CDS encoding cysteine desulfurase-like protein — protein MAFDVARIRGLFPALGDGWIHFDGAAGMLVPEQVASAVSTAMRAPVSGPGGAFPASQRAESIVSAARRAVADLVGADPAGVVLGPSASVLLQRLVDVLSERWTIGDEAVVSRLDEQANLAPWWRAAKRVGAVVRWGEIDIETCELPAWQYENLVSARTKVVTVTLASGSVGTRPDVPTIIEFAKRVGALVVVDATYAAPFVPLDLQALGADIMVVSAQAWGGPAVGALVFRDPELLERLPSVSLEAGARGPARLELGPHAYPLLAGLVASVDYLSGLDDAAIGSRREKLVTSLGSAKSYHAGLLAQLSTELRSLRHVMVIGDAMRRIPSLAFTVAGKKAPEVAEYLASQGLCAFADDGTGGVFASLGVGEVGGAVRIGLAHYSNVFEINQLVRVLEELR, from the coding sequence ATGGCCTTCGACGTCGCTCGGATTCGTGGGTTGTTCCCCGCGCTGGGTGACGGCTGGATTCACTTCGACGGCGCGGCCGGGATGCTGGTACCGGAACAGGTGGCCTCGGCGGTGTCGACGGCGATGCGTGCGCCGGTTTCCGGGCCGGGCGGCGCTTTTCCGGCCTCACAGCGTGCGGAGAGCATCGTTTCGGCGGCCCGCCGCGCGGTGGCCGACCTCGTCGGCGCCGACCCGGCCGGGGTGGTGCTCGGGCCGAGCGCCTCGGTGCTGCTCCAGCGACTGGTGGACGTGCTGTCCGAGCGGTGGACCATCGGCGACGAAGCGGTGGTGTCCCGGCTCGACGAGCAGGCGAACCTGGCGCCGTGGTGGCGCGCGGCCAAGCGCGTCGGCGCGGTGGTGCGCTGGGGTGAGATCGACATCGAGACCTGTGAACTGCCCGCGTGGCAGTACGAGAACCTGGTGTCCGCGCGCACCAAGGTCGTCACCGTGACGCTGGCCTCCGGCTCGGTCGGCACCCGCCCGGACGTGCCGACGATCATCGAGTTCGCCAAGCGCGTGGGCGCGCTGGTGGTGGTCGACGCCACCTACGCGGCCCCGTTCGTGCCGCTGGACCTGCAGGCGCTCGGCGCGGACATCATGGTGGTCTCGGCGCAGGCCTGGGGCGGTCCCGCGGTCGGCGCGCTGGTCTTCCGCGATCCGGAACTGCTGGAGCGGCTGCCGTCGGTCTCGCTGGAGGCGGGCGCCCGCGGCCCCGCCCGGCTGGAACTGGGCCCGCACGCCTACCCGCTGCTCGCCGGGCTCGTCGCCTCGGTGGACTACCTGTCCGGTTTGGACGATGCCGCGATCGGCTCGCGGCGGGAGAAGCTGGTCACCTCGCTCGGGTCGGCGAAGTCGTACCACGCCGGCCTGCTGGCCCAGCTGAGCACGGAACTGCGCTCGCTGCGGCACGTGATGGTGATCGGTGACGCCATGCGCCGCATCCCGTCGCTGGCCTTCACCGTGGCCGGCAAGAAGGCGCCCGAAGTGGCCGAATACCTTGCCTCGCAAGGACTTTGCGCGTTCGCCGACGACGGCACCGGTGGGGTGTTCGCGTCGCTGGGGGTGGGCGAGGTCGGCGGCGCGGTCCGCATCGGCCTCGCCCACTACTCCAACGTCTTCGAGATCAACCAGCTGGTGCGGGTCCTCGAAGAACTCCGCTGA
- a CDS encoding MarR family winged helix-turn-helix transcriptional regulator, with amino-acid sequence MSEEEPRWLSEREMLAWRSYIVATLHLRQRLHRELAEEHDLSLIDYEVLVALSASDDGRVRMSELAAMLGSTKSRLSHQVGRLEHEGYVQRERDPADRRGVITVLTEHGRSLLQRAAPTHVTGVRAHLIDLLTEEEQIVLGEAFTRVNNHLGGGW; translated from the coding sequence ATGAGCGAGGAAGAACCGCGGTGGCTGAGCGAGCGGGAGATGCTCGCCTGGCGGTCCTACATCGTCGCCACACTGCACCTGCGGCAGCGGCTGCACCGCGAACTCGCCGAGGAGCACGACCTCTCGCTCATCGACTACGAAGTGCTGGTCGCGCTGTCGGCCAGTGACGACGGGCGGGTCCGGATGTCGGAGCTGGCGGCCATGCTCGGGTCGACGAAGAGCCGCCTCTCGCACCAGGTGGGACGGCTGGAGCACGAGGGTTACGTCCAGCGCGAACGCGACCCCGCTGATCGACGCGGCGTGATCACCGTGCTCACCGAGCACGGCCGGTCGCTGCTCCAGCGGGCGGCGCCCACGCACGTCACGGGGGTGCGGGCGCACCTGATCGATCTGCTGACCGAAGAAGAGCAGATCGTGCTGGGCGAAGCGTTCACGCGGGTCAACAACCACCTCGGCGGCGGCTGGTGA
- a CDS encoding class I SAM-dependent methyltransferase, producing the protein MLDRIHHLLRGENVRRSVRDKFIRAIAEAMEPFQHEQRERLDRLEHELRQDAKHAFDRLVEFEIRSRRDIVYAADQEAAIEANRFVRNHMPTAPHFGDPHATLEHALSLAPAEGMALEFGVYTGTTLKIIAAARAGGVYGFDSFKGLPEDWRNGFPAGTFTVDGLPDVSGAELVPGWFDETLPQFLDDHPGPVGFLHVDGDLYSSAKTVLDLVGPRLVEGSIVVFDEFFNYPGWQRHEYRAWMEYVGETGVEFTYEGYTYSDEQVIVRIGGR; encoded by the coding sequence GTGCTCGACAGAATCCACCACCTGCTCAGAGGCGAAAACGTTCGCCGGTCGGTGCGCGACAAGTTCATCCGCGCCATCGCCGAGGCGATGGAACCGTTCCAGCACGAGCAACGCGAACGGCTCGACCGGCTCGAGCACGAACTGCGCCAGGACGCCAAGCACGCGTTCGACCGGTTGGTGGAATTCGAAATCCGCAGCAGGCGGGACATCGTCTACGCGGCCGACCAGGAAGCCGCGATCGAGGCGAACCGCTTCGTGCGCAACCACATGCCGACCGCCCCGCACTTCGGCGACCCGCACGCGACGCTGGAACACGCGCTCTCGCTGGCGCCGGCCGAGGGCATGGCGCTGGAGTTCGGCGTCTACACCGGCACCACGCTGAAGATCATCGCCGCCGCGCGGGCGGGCGGGGTCTACGGCTTCGACTCGTTCAAGGGCCTGCCGGAGGACTGGCGCAACGGGTTCCCGGCGGGCACCTTCACCGTCGACGGGCTGCCGGACGTCTCCGGCGCGGAACTGGTCCCCGGCTGGTTCGACGAGACCCTGCCGCAGTTCCTCGACGACCACCCCGGCCCGGTCGGCTTCCTCCACGTGGACGGCGATCTGTACAGCTCCGCGAAGACCGTGCTCGACCTCGTCGGCCCGCGGCTGGTCGAGGGCAGCATCGTGGTCTTCGACGAGTTCTTCAACTACCCGGGCTGGCAGCGGCACGAATACCGCGCGTGGATGGAGTACGTCGGCGAGACCGGCGTCGAATTCACCTACGAGGGTTACACCTACTCGGACGAGCAGGTCATCGTCCGCATCGGCGGGCGGTGA
- the wzm gene encoding galactan export ABC transporter permease subunit Wzm/RfbD: MHATSTIEQVPAPPPASDSRTFKRAIGDLRQGYANRELWSHLGWQDIKQRYRRSVLGPFWITISQGVIALGLGVLYAVLFGAPVATFLPYVATGLIVWTFISGCLTEGMECFISNEGLIKQLPSPLSVYALRTVWRQILMFGHNIIVYVIIMLIYVGTLSGPYTLTGNGTCGGANAAWTCHPGLGLDMLLAIPGFVLVAVNAGWVTMLLGIISTRFRDIPQVINALVQLLFYLTPIVWPLDQVSAVGGNRHQLAETVLPIIQLNPIYHLVQVVRAPLLGQHLSVYSWLAVAGMAIIGWGLALVAMRNYRARVSYWV, from the coding sequence GTGCACGCCACCAGCACCATCGAACAGGTACCAGCGCCCCCGCCTGCCTCCGACAGCCGCACGTTCAAGCGGGCCATCGGCGATCTCCGCCAGGGCTACGCCAACCGTGAGCTGTGGAGCCACCTCGGGTGGCAGGACATCAAGCAGCGCTACCGCCGCTCCGTACTCGGCCCGTTCTGGATCACCATCAGCCAGGGTGTCATCGCGCTCGGCCTCGGGGTCCTGTACGCGGTGCTGTTCGGCGCGCCGGTGGCGACCTTCTTGCCCTACGTGGCGACCGGGCTGATCGTCTGGACGTTCATCAGCGGCTGCCTCACCGAAGGCATGGAGTGCTTCATCAGCAACGAAGGGCTGATCAAGCAGCTGCCCTCGCCGTTGTCGGTGTACGCCCTGCGCACGGTGTGGCGCCAGATCCTGATGTTCGGCCACAACATCATCGTCTACGTGATCATCATGCTGATCTACGTGGGCACGCTGAGCGGGCCGTACACGCTGACCGGCAACGGCACCTGCGGCGGCGCGAACGCCGCGTGGACCTGCCACCCCGGCCTCGGTCTCGACATGCTGCTCGCCATCCCCGGCTTCGTGCTGGTCGCGGTGAACGCGGGCTGGGTGACCATGCTGCTGGGCATCATCTCCACCCGCTTCCGCGACATCCCGCAGGTGATCAACGCGCTGGTCCAGCTGCTGTTCTACCTGACCCCGATCGTCTGGCCGCTGGACCAGGTCAGCGCCGTCGGCGGCAACCGGCACCAGCTGGCCGAGACCGTGCTGCCGATCATCCAGCTCAACCCGATCTACCATCTGGTCCAGGTGGTCCGCGCGCCGTTGCTGGGGCAGCACCTCAGCGTCTACAGCTGGCTCGCGGTCGCCGGGATGGCGATCATCGGCTGGGGCCTGGCCCTGGTCGCGATGCGCAACTACCGTGCCCGCGTCTCCTATTGGGTGTGA
- a CDS encoding M28 family metallopeptidase, which yields MSSVRKKLAPAVALAACAGLALGTAPAAGAQAQAVPDGPALAKQLVKKVDVGGVNRHLIALQRIADQNGRTRAASTPGYDKSADYVATKLEAAGFTVTRQQFPFTYSETLAESLEVAGADVPIIVMTYSPSTPVGGITAPLAVVPADATPGCEASDYTGVTGKIVLVSRGACSFAQKQQAAAEAGAVGAIIYNNTEGDLNGTLGDPADAKIPTGGITQAAGQTLAGQNGASVTLELRTIQEERTTSNVIAETKTGRKDNVVMAGAHLDSVPGGAGINDNGTGSAGLLETALQLGGSPKVNNAVRFAWWGAEEFGLVGSDYYTSQLSFEQQLDIALYLNFDMIGSPNAAYFAYDGDDSAGEGSGPGPYGSAQIEQQFVGYLGAQGIPVEDTDFSGRSDYGGFIALGIPAGGLFTGAEGIKTEAQAAKWGGKAGVAYDPCYHQPCDNLGNVDRKALDRNADALAWVTAVYGISTEEVNGVGPQGAKNKKKTADQRKTQRSLSAHAEHTHSAAA from the coding sequence ATGTCATCCGTGAGGAAAAAGCTCGCGCCTGCGGTCGCTTTGGCGGCCTGCGCGGGCTTGGCGCTGGGCACCGCCCCGGCCGCCGGCGCGCAGGCGCAGGCGGTGCCGGACGGGCCTGCACTGGCGAAACAGCTGGTGAAGAAGGTCGACGTAGGTGGCGTGAACCGGCACCTGATCGCCCTCCAGCGCATCGCCGACCAGAACGGCCGGACCCGTGCCGCCAGCACCCCTGGCTACGACAAGTCCGCCGACTACGTCGCCACCAAGCTGGAGGCCGCGGGCTTCACCGTGACCAGGCAGCAGTTCCCGTTCACCTACTCCGAGACGCTCGCCGAGAGCCTCGAGGTGGCCGGGGCCGACGTGCCGATCATCGTGATGACCTACAGCCCGTCCACGCCGGTCGGCGGCATCACCGCGCCGCTCGCGGTGGTCCCGGCGGATGCCACTCCCGGTTGCGAGGCGAGCGACTACACCGGCGTGACCGGCAAGATCGTGCTGGTCTCCCGCGGCGCCTGCTCGTTCGCGCAGAAGCAGCAGGCGGCGGCCGAAGCCGGCGCGGTCGGCGCGATCATCTACAACAACACCGAGGGTGACCTGAACGGCACGCTCGGCGACCCCGCGGACGCGAAGATCCCGACCGGTGGCATCACCCAGGCGGCCGGCCAGACGCTGGCCGGGCAGAACGGCGCCTCGGTCACCCTGGAACTGCGCACCATCCAGGAGGAGCGCACCACCTCCAACGTGATCGCCGAGACCAAGACGGGCCGCAAGGACAACGTCGTGATGGCCGGTGCCCACCTGGACAGCGTGCCGGGCGGCGCCGGGATCAACGACAACGGCACCGGCTCGGCCGGGCTGCTGGAGACCGCGCTGCAGCTGGGCGGCAGCCCGAAGGTGAACAACGCGGTGCGGTTCGCCTGGTGGGGTGCCGAGGAGTTCGGCCTGGTCGGCTCGGACTACTACACCAGCCAGCTCAGCTTCGAGCAGCAACTGGACATCGCGCTGTACCTGAACTTCGACATGATCGGCTCGCCGAACGCCGCGTACTTCGCCTACGACGGCGACGACTCGGCCGGTGAGGGTTCGGGCCCCGGCCCGTACGGTTCGGCGCAGATCGAGCAGCAGTTCGTCGGCTACCTGGGTGCGCAGGGCATCCCGGTGGAGGACACCGACTTCAGCGGTCGCTCCGACTACGGCGGCTTCATCGCGCTGGGCATCCCGGCCGGTGGCCTGTTCACCGGGGCCGAGGGCATCAAGACCGAGGCGCAGGCCGCGAAGTGGGGCGGCAAGGCAGGCGTGGCCTACGACCCGTGCTACCACCAGCCGTGCGACAACCTCGGGAACGTGGACCGCAAGGCCCTCGACCGCAACGCCGACGCACTGGCCTGGGTGACCGCCGTCTACGGCATCAGCACCGAAGAGGTCAACGGGGTCGGGCCGCAGGGCGCGAAGAACAAGAAGAAGACCGCGGACCAGCGGAAGACGCAGCGCAGCCTCTCGGCCCACGCCGAGCACACGCACTCCGCCGCCGCCTAA
- a CDS encoding NAD(P)H-quinone oxidoreductase produces MHAITISEPGGPENLRWSEVPDPEPGPGEVLVEVAASAVNRADLMQRRGLYPPPEGASEIMGLECSGVIAELGEGVEGWAVGDEVCALLAGGGYAEKVAVPAGQLLPVPGEVKLVAAAGLPEVACTVWSNVVMHAGLAEGEVLLIHGGAGGIGTHAIQVGKALGATVAVTAGSADRLDRCRQLGADVVINYRDQDFVEVLKAETGGADVILDNMGAKYLGKNVDALKPDGRLMVIGMQGGVKGELNIGQLLGKRASVTALGLRGRPVENKARIVSAVREHLWPLVERGTVAPIVDQVLPLAEAATAHRTLDEGGVFGKILLSRS; encoded by the coding sequence ATGCACGCGATCACGATCAGCGAACCAGGCGGACCCGAGAACCTACGCTGGAGCGAGGTCCCCGACCCGGAACCAGGCCCCGGCGAGGTGCTGGTGGAGGTCGCCGCGAGCGCGGTGAACCGCGCCGACCTCATGCAGCGGCGCGGTCTGTACCCGCCGCCCGAGGGCGCCAGCGAAATCATGGGCCTCGAATGCTCCGGGGTGATCGCCGAACTCGGCGAGGGCGTGGAGGGCTGGGCCGTCGGCGACGAGGTCTGCGCGCTGCTCGCCGGTGGCGGTTACGCGGAGAAGGTGGCGGTGCCCGCCGGGCAGCTGCTGCCGGTGCCGGGCGAGGTCAAGCTGGTCGCGGCGGCCGGGCTGCCCGAGGTGGCCTGCACGGTGTGGTCGAACGTGGTGATGCACGCGGGCCTGGCCGAGGGCGAGGTGCTGCTCATCCACGGCGGCGCGGGCGGTATCGGCACGCACGCGATCCAGGTCGGCAAGGCGCTCGGCGCGACCGTGGCGGTCACCGCGGGCTCGGCCGACCGGCTCGACCGCTGCCGCCAGCTCGGCGCCGACGTCGTCATCAACTACCGCGACCAGGACTTCGTCGAGGTGCTGAAGGCCGAGACCGGCGGCGCCGACGTCATCCTGGACAACATGGGCGCCAAGTACCTCGGCAAGAACGTCGACGCGCTCAAGCCGGACGGCAGGCTGATGGTGATCGGCATGCAGGGCGGGGTCAAGGGCGAGCTGAACATCGGCCAGCTGCTCGGCAAGCGCGCCAGCGTGACGGCGCTCGGCCTGCGCGGGCGGCCGGTGGAGAACAAGGCACGCATCGTCAGCGCGGTCCGCGAGCACCTGTGGCCGCTGGTCGAGCGCGGTACCGTCGCGCCGATCGTGGACCAGGTGCTGCCGCTGGCCGAAGCGGCCACCGCGCACCGGACCCTGGACGAGGGCGGCGTGTTCGGGAAGATCCTGCTGTCCCGCTCGTGA
- a CDS encoding DUF2277 domain-containing protein codes for MCRNITNLRGLEPVATDEEIQAAAAQYVRKVGGVSSVSANNREAFEIAVAEIAAATEKLINSLPARRKPPAVVPPLRRPEVQARIAAREAAKAAGA; via the coding sequence ATGTGCCGCAACATCACCAACCTGCGTGGACTGGAGCCGGTCGCCACCGACGAGGAGATCCAGGCCGCGGCCGCGCAGTACGTCCGGAAGGTCGGCGGGGTGAGCTCCGTGTCGGCCAACAACCGCGAGGCGTTCGAGATCGCGGTGGCCGAAATCGCCGCCGCGACCGAGAAGCTGATCAACTCGCTGCCCGCGCGCCGCAAGCCACCTGCCGTGGTGCCGCCGCTGCGCCGGCCCGAGGTCCAGGCGCGGATCGCCGCCCGTGAAGCCGCGAAGGCCGCCGGCGCCTGA
- a CDS encoding bacterial proteasome activator family protein, giving the protein MTEPNTPKDTNGESAQHVVVVGPDGSPVGTARIAPSEEAEQNETVGDLVEEPAKVMRIGTMIKQLLEEVRAAPLDDASRNRVREIHETSVKELEQALAPELRDELERLVSPFTEDSTPTDAELRIAQAQLVGWLEGLFHGIQTALFAQQMAARVQLEQMRRGLPPGASAAGGDHPGPGISGTGQYL; this is encoded by the coding sequence ATGACCGAGCCGAATACCCCGAAAGACACGAACGGCGAGTCCGCCCAGCACGTCGTGGTGGTCGGACCAGACGGGTCCCCGGTCGGCACGGCCAGGATCGCGCCGAGCGAGGAAGCCGAGCAGAACGAGACCGTCGGCGACCTCGTCGAAGAGCCCGCCAAGGTCATGCGCATCGGCACGATGATCAAGCAGCTGCTCGAAGAGGTCCGCGCGGCACCGCTGGACGACGCCAGCCGCAACCGCGTCCGCGAGATCCACGAGACCTCGGTCAAGGAGCTGGAGCAGGCGCTGGCGCCGGAGCTGCGTGACGAGCTGGAGCGCCTGGTCTCGCCGTTCACCGAGGACTCCACCCCGACCGACGCCGAGCTGCGGATCGCGCAGGCACAGCTGGTCGGCTGGCTGGAAGGCCTGTTCCACGGCATCCAGACCGCGTTGTTCGCCCAGCAGATGGCGGCCCGCGTGCAGCTCGAGCAGATGCGGCGCGGCCTGCCGCCGGGCGCGTCGGCCGCCGGCGGCGACCACCCCGGCCCCGGCATCAGCGGCACCGGCCAGTACCTGTGA
- a CDS encoding Crp/Fnr family transcriptional regulator gives MSWRDPLPQADPDTFWGALEPADRQAMTGAGALCSYPRPATLCREGEGADGVFVLYGGLVEVFRADPSGNRTVIARRGPGELVGDMAAVDGGPVSATVQVLRQVRALVVPAVRFAALCRERPKIAWPVLMNAVARLRDSDLHRHQHRLDARRRTAQCLLELAEAEIRSGELATIRLTQRELADMVLASLVSVTRVLEELRRARIVSTGRGRIQVHVPALRALLEDDER, from the coding sequence GTGAGCTGGCGTGATCCGCTGCCGCAGGCGGATCCGGACACCTTCTGGGGTGCGCTGGAACCAGCCGACCGGCAGGCGATGACGGGCGCGGGGGCGCTGTGCTCCTACCCGCGCCCGGCCACGCTGTGCCGTGAGGGCGAAGGCGCCGACGGGGTCTTCGTGCTCTACGGCGGGCTGGTCGAGGTCTTCCGCGCCGACCCGAGCGGCAACCGCACGGTCATCGCGCGCCGCGGGCCCGGCGAGCTCGTCGGTGACATGGCCGCGGTCGACGGCGGCCCGGTCTCGGCCACCGTGCAGGTGCTGCGGCAGGTGCGCGCCCTCGTGGTGCCCGCGGTCCGGTTCGCCGCGTTGTGCCGCGAGCGGCCGAAGATCGCCTGGCCGGTGCTGATGAACGCGGTGGCGCGCCTGCGCGACAGCGATCTGCACCGCCACCAGCACCGCCTCGACGCCCGCCGCCGCACCGCGCAGTGCCTGCTCGAACTCGCCGAGGCGGAGATCCGTTCCGGGGAACTGGCGACGATTCGCTTGACTCAGCGGGAACTGGCGGACATGGTGCTGGCGTCACTGGTTTCGGTGACGCGGGTGCTGGAGGAACTCCGGCGGGCGCGAATCGTGTCCACCGGCCGGGGCCGGATCCAGGTGCACGTACCCGCCCTGCGCGCGTTGCTCGAAGACGACGAGCGCTGA
- a CDS encoding S8 family peptidase, translating into MVNFRKPLYAGLLAAVTGLTVAVGGTAIAQPDEGQIRAAGTGAAIPGSYLVKLKDQIGITSVGDTAAGLTAKHGGSVGLTYTAAMQGFSANLSEKQAKRLAADPSVEYVEQDARVTIQGTQTNPVWGLDRIDQRNLPLNKTYTYPNGGEGVTSYIADTGIHLTHPDFGGRATSGYDFIDNDTNASDCQGHGTHVAGTVGSTTYGVAKATSLVAVRVLNCSGSGSYAQIVAGIDWVAKNAKKPAVLNMSLGGGAASSVDTAVRNASNAGVTVVVASGNSNANACNSSPARAPEAITVNATDSSDNRASFSNYGTCSDIFAPGVSVTSTRNGGGTASMSGTSMASPHVAGAAAVYLSANPSATPAQVQTALKNAATNGVVKNPGSGSPNKLLFVG; encoded by the coding sequence ATGGTGAACTTCCGCAAGCCGTTGTACGCGGGCCTGCTGGCCGCGGTGACCGGTCTGACCGTCGCGGTCGGCGGTACCGCGATCGCCCAGCCGGACGAGGGGCAGATCCGGGCCGCCGGCACCGGGGCGGCGATCCCGGGCAGCTACCTCGTCAAGCTGAAGGACCAGATCGGCATCACCTCGGTCGGCGACACCGCGGCGGGACTCACCGCGAAGCACGGCGGTTCGGTCGGGCTGACCTACACCGCCGCGATGCAGGGCTTCTCCGCCAACCTGAGCGAGAAGCAGGCGAAGCGGCTGGCCGCCGACCCGAGCGTGGAATACGTCGAACAGGACGCCAGGGTGACCATCCAGGGCACGCAGACCAACCCGGTCTGGGGCCTGGACCGGATCGACCAGCGCAACCTGCCGCTGAACAAGACCTACACCTACCCCAACGGCGGTGAAGGCGTCACCTCCTACATCGCGGACACCGGGATCCACCTGACCCACCCGGACTTCGGCGGCCGAGCCACCAGCGGTTACGACTTCATCGACAACGACACCAACGCCTCCGACTGCCAGGGCCACGGCACGCACGTCGCCGGCACCGTCGGCAGCACCACCTACGGCGTGGCCAAGGCCACCAGCCTGGTCGCGGTGCGCGTGCTGAACTGCTCCGGTTCCGGTTCCTACGCCCAGATCGTGGCCGGCATCGACTGGGTGGCCAAGAACGCGAAGAAGCCCGCCGTGCTGAACATGAGCCTCGGTGGCGGCGCGGCCTCCAGTGTGGACACCGCGGTCCGCAACGCCAGCAACGCGGGCGTGACCGTGGTCGTGGCATCGGGCAACTCCAACGCGAACGCCTGCAACTCGAGCCCGGCCCGTGCGCCGGAGGCGATCACCGTGAACGCCACCGACTCCAGCGACAACCGCGCGAGCTTCTCGAACTACGGCACCTGCTCGGACATCTTCGCGCCGGGCGTCAGCGTGACCTCCACCCGCAACGGCGGTGGCACCGCGTCGATGTCCGGTACCTCGATGGCCTCGCCGCACGTGGCCGGCGCCGCCGCGGTCTACCTGTCGGCGAACCCCTCGGCCACCCCGGCCCAGGTGCAGACCGCGCTCAAGAACGCCGCGACCAACGGCGTGGTGAAGAACCCGGGTTCCGGCTCGCCGAACAAGCTCCTGTTCGTCGGCTGA
- a CDS encoding DUF1918 domain-containing protein produces MRARVGDQLLTHGRVVGQQDRFAEIVEVLGADGTPPYRVRFPDGHESLVSPGADSVVRDREA; encoded by the coding sequence ATGCGGGCACGCGTCGGCGACCAGTTGCTGACCCACGGCCGGGTGGTCGGCCAGCAGGACCGGTTCGCCGAAATCGTGGAGGTGCTCGGCGCGGACGGCACCCCGCCCTACCGGGTGCGCTTCCCCGACGGGCACGAATCGCTGGTCAGCCCCGGAGCGGACTCCGTGGTGCGCGACCGCGAGGCCTGA
- the ypfJ gene encoding KPN_02809 family neutral zinc metallopeptidase, with protein sequence MRFDEGAGLDLSEVQDQRGGGVGGRVAIGGGGLGVLGLVVYFLFSQFGGVAPSGPGLSGLGSGQQTDDTSLSSECRTGADANRNRDCATVAVINSIQDYWAAEFARSGQTYRKATTKFFSGGVRTGCGNASSDVGPFYCPADSMVYIDLAFFDELRSRFGAQGGPFAEAYVLAHEYGHHVQNLNGTSDRVRSRSGPASDSVRLELQADCYAGVWANHATTTPTETGRPLVTDITQDDINRALDTAARIGDDYIQRELGGGRVDESQFSHGSSKQREKWFTTGITTGDPARCDTFSTRDLG encoded by the coding sequence GTGCGATTCGACGAAGGTGCCGGCCTCGATCTGTCCGAGGTCCAGGATCAGCGTGGTGGCGGGGTCGGTGGCCGGGTCGCCATCGGCGGCGGCGGGCTCGGCGTGCTCGGGCTGGTGGTGTACTTCCTGTTCTCCCAGTTCGGCGGGGTCGCCCCGAGCGGGCCCGGACTGTCCGGCCTCGGCTCCGGGCAGCAGACCGACGACACCTCGCTGTCGTCGGAGTGCCGCACCGGCGCGGACGCGAACCGCAACCGCGACTGCGCCACGGTCGCGGTGATCAACTCGATCCAGGACTACTGGGCCGCCGAATTCGCCCGGTCCGGCCAGACCTACCGCAAGGCCACCACGAAGTTCTTCAGCGGCGGCGTGCGCACCGGCTGCGGCAACGCCAGTTCCGACGTCGGCCCCTTCTACTGCCCGGCCGACTCCATGGTCTACATCGACCTGGCGTTCTTCGACGAACTGCGCTCACGCTTCGGCGCGCAGGGCGGGCCGTTCGCGGAGGCGTACGTGCTGGCGCACGAGTACGGGCACCACGTGCAGAACCTCAACGGCACCTCGGACCGCGTGCGCAGCCGCAGCGGCCCGGCGTCGGACTCGGTGCGGCTGGAGTTGCAGGCCGACTGCTATGCCGGGGTGTGGGCCAACCACGCCACCACCACCCCGACCGAGACCGGCAGGCCGCTGGTCACCGACATCACCCAGGACGACATCAACCGCGCCCTGGACACCGCCGCCCGCATCGGCGACGACTACATCCAGCGCGAACTGGGCGGTGGCCGGGTGGACGAATCGCAGTTCAGCCACGGCAGCTCGAAACAACGTGAAAAGTGGTTCACCACCGGCATCACCACCGGCGACCCGGCCCGATGCGACACCTTCAGCACCCGAGACCTGGGCTGA